One window of the Penaeus monodon isolate SGIC_2016 chromosome 1, NSTDA_Pmon_1, whole genome shotgun sequence genome contains the following:
- the LOC119583464 gene encoding crustacyanin-A2 subunit-like, producing MGQHVYKTASLCLILLAHLGHVNSFGIPEFLEFGSCAEADVVPDISFEKYSGIWFAQEAVPNEYTQIVGCSMTNYTWQENLMTVVERGLTSDEKKIRQNSVMRPTEGEPGVLTVEAEGVPSAPYKIVGTDYKNYACVYSCMSFMGFRAAFSWIFTRTPNPDHSYLALCRDLMANAGIDPTSMQPVKQGKDCPYMEKLDSLLAYTNSVVSKAEANAKAAKKDQGREVSKTTKKVLEGPRDEALRTRILEEEERLEEVERRIVNAEEKLRHDMEENNRREEEEIREIREEIREEKRHNRHRDHRREYSTENGSTAMYVSTSVTALSLLLARML from the exons TTCCTTTGGTATTCCTGAATTTTTGGAATTTGGTTCCTGTGCCGAGGCTGACGTGGTTCCCGATATCAGCTTcgaaaag TATTCTGGCATCTGGTTCGCTCAAGAGGCCGTTCCGAACGAGTACACTCAGATCGTTGGCTGTTCCATGACTAACTATACGTGGCAAG aaAACCTGATGACGGTCGTGGAGCGCGGCCTCACGAGCGACGAGAAGAAAATCCGCCAGAACTCTGTGATGCGGCCGACGGAGGGAGAACCAGGAGTCCTCACGGTGGAGGCCGAGGGCGTCCCCAGCGCGCCGTACAAG ATCGTCGGTACAGACTATAAGAACTATGCTTGCGTTTATTCCTGCATGTCCTTCATGGGTTTCCGAGCTGCATTCTCCTGGATATTCACTCGCACTCCAAACCCCGATCACTCCTACCTGGCACTGTGCCGCGACCTGATGGCAAACGCAGGCATTGACCCCACGTCTATGCAGCCAGTCAAGCAAGGAAAG GACTGCCCTTACATGGAAAAGCTGGACTCCCTTCTCGCCTACACCAACAGCGTCGTGAGCAAAGCCGAAGCCAATGCCAAAGCAGCGAAAAAGGATCAGGGGAGAGAAGTTTCGAAGACCACCAAGAAGGTCCTGGAAGGCCCCCGCGACGAGGCTCTGAGGACACGCattctggaggaggaggag CGTCTTGAAGAAGTTGAGAGAAGAATAGTAAACGCGGAGGAAAAACTGCGTCATGATATGGAAGAGAAcaacagaagagaggaagaggagataagggaaaTCCGTGAAGAAAttagggaagagaagagacataACCGTCATAGAGATCACAGAAGAG AATATTCCACTGAAAACGGAAGCACCGCTATGTATGTAAGTACCTCCGTCACCGCCTTGTCTCTCCTGCTGGCGAGGATGCTCTGA
- the LOC119583544 gene encoding uncharacterized protein LOC119583544 isoform X2, whose protein sequence is MAEGRSVTEKTSLRDSDSTERTSTCNVFTDVISEKSVKREEHVLRSGKAPLLDGKYAPPRHTRVQENAATGRNWPSRGARASARAVSVSLINISESPQHFTIKQNSHAFSTSLPNGLDFSMPSQEYSGWVPEGPPNAGTQEHSDLSTHRLSGADSQGFSQLSAQDHSNSHAEEQSARAPSSPGDTFELPGSSLPSSAMQPHSHDGHAPPHDPNEATPHDQPPQEEEGRRLSISSLFLSQFANKRNRTPSICVHRASLPREGPPCYSCSTFDLPPKYHKVDEPGWKRARSRILRMYRGLVSLGQPGQQADLPLPPEGDRNTPPYTIALGSRQEPSLYTNNSSSDGETAAEYPSGSPLSAVASSALATQTHRPSMSDVPPPYSPPTPASLMAATATSYIPSCWLSSPP, encoded by the exons ATGGCTGAAGGGAGGAGTGTTACGGAAAAAACTAGTTTGCGGGATTCAGATTCAACAGAAAGAACTAGTACTTGTAATGTGTTCACTGACGTTATCAGCGAGAAAAGTGTAAAAAGGGAAGAACACGTATTACGTAGTGGGAAAGCGCCTTTGCTTGATGGGAAATACGCACCACCAAGGCACACTCGCGTCCAAGAGAATGCAGCGACAGGAAGGAACTGGCCTTCCCGTGGCGCGCGTGCGAGCGCAAGGGCCGTATCGGTTTCGCTTATAAATATTAGCGAATCTCCGCAACAttttacaataaaacaaaattcgcATGCGTTTTCCACGTCTTTGCCAAATGGTTTGGATTTCAGTATGCCGTCCCAGGAATATTCCGGCTGGGTTCCTGAAGGGCCTCCTAATGCAGGAACTCAAGAGCACTCTGACCTAAGCACCCATAGACTTTCCGGCGCAGACTCTCAAGGGTTTTCTCAATTAAGTGCTCAAGATCACTCTAACTCACACGCTGAAGAGCAGTCTGCCCGCGCACCAAGCTCACCCGGTGACACTTTCGAACTACCCGGGAGTTCTTTGCCTTCTAGCGCCATGCAGCCCCACTCGCATGACGGCCATGCTCCGCCTCACGACCCCAACGAGGCGACACCTCACGACCAGCCCCCCCAGGAAGAGGAGGGCCGTCGCTTGAGTATAAGtagcctcttcctctctcagttCGCAAATAAGCGGAACAGGACTCCAAGCATCTGTGTCCACCGCGCGTCCTTGCCCAGAGAAGGTCCTCCGTGCTACAGCTGCTCCACTTTCGACCTTCCGCCGAAGTACCACAAGGTCGACGAGCCGGGATGGAAAAGGGCAAGAAGCAGAATTCTACGCATGTACCGCGGCTTGGTTTCCCTCGGCCAGCCGGGACAGCAGGccgaccttccccttcccccagagGGCGACAGGAATACCCCCCCGTACACGATTGCCCTCGGGAGTCGCCAAGAACCCTCTTTATACACAAATAACAGTTCTTCTGACGGCGAAACGGCTGCCGAGTATCCCAGCGGATCGCCCCTGTCAGCTGTGGCGAGCAGCGCTCTCGCGACCCAGACTCATCGCCCGTCCATGAGTGACGTCCCGCCGCCCTATTCACCGCCCACGCCTGCGTCACTCATGGCAG CCACTGCAACTTCGTATATTCCCTCCTGCTGGCTATCATCACCTCCGTGA
- the LOC119583544 gene encoding uncharacterized protein LOC119583544 isoform X1: protein MAEGRSVTEKTSLRDSDSTERTSTCNVFTDVISEKSVKREEHVLRSGKAPLLDGKYAPPRHTRVQENAATGRNWPSRGARASARAVSVSLINISESPQHFTIKQNSHAFSTSLPNGLDFSMPSQEYSGWVPEGPPNAGTQEHSDLSTHRLSGADSQGFSQLSAQDHSNSHAEEQSARAPSSPGDTFELPGSSLPSSAMQPHSHDGHAPPHDPNEATPHDQPPQEEEGRRLSISSLFLSQFANKRNRTPSICVHRASLPREGPPCYSCSTFDLPPKYHKVDEPGWKRARSRILRMYRGLVSLGQPGQQADLPLPPEGDRNTPPYTIALGSRQEPSLYTNNSSSDGETAAEYPSGSPLSAVASSALATQTHRPSMSDVPPPYSPPTPASLMAGQSLPQLTEDQFFAMRRPTPVEMDQVAFNFHQGYCNKSCHCNFVYSLLLAIITSVSLLGPDQPLIILMSAVFFLTVFLYMPIIWGLECLLHWRTHGNCREMRMAGLGTVSPVSVL from the exons ATGGCTGAAGGGAGGAGTGTTACGGAAAAAACTAGTTTGCGGGATTCAGATTCAACAGAAAGAACTAGTACTTGTAATGTGTTCACTGACGTTATCAGCGAGAAAAGTGTAAAAAGGGAAGAACACGTATTACGTAGTGGGAAAGCGCCTTTGCTTGATGGGAAATACGCACCACCAAGGCACACTCGCGTCCAAGAGAATGCAGCGACAGGAAGGAACTGGCCTTCCCGTGGCGCGCGTGCGAGCGCAAGGGCCGTATCGGTTTCGCTTATAAATATTAGCGAATCTCCGCAACAttttacaataaaacaaaattcgcATGCGTTTTCCACGTCTTTGCCAAATGGTTTGGATTTCAGTATGCCGTCCCAGGAATATTCCGGCTGGGTTCCTGAAGGGCCTCCTAATGCAGGAACTCAAGAGCACTCTGACCTAAGCACCCATAGACTTTCCGGCGCAGACTCTCAAGGGTTTTCTCAATTAAGTGCTCAAGATCACTCTAACTCACACGCTGAAGAGCAGTCTGCCCGCGCACCAAGCTCACCCGGTGACACTTTCGAACTACCCGGGAGTTCTTTGCCTTCTAGCGCCATGCAGCCCCACTCGCATGACGGCCATGCTCCGCCTCACGACCCCAACGAGGCGACACCTCACGACCAGCCCCCCCAGGAAGAGGAGGGCCGTCGCTTGAGTATAAGtagcctcttcctctctcagttCGCAAATAAGCGGAACAGGACTCCAAGCATCTGTGTCCACCGCGCGTCCTTGCCCAGAGAAGGTCCTCCGTGCTACAGCTGCTCCACTTTCGACCTTCCGCCGAAGTACCACAAGGTCGACGAGCCGGGATGGAAAAGGGCAAGAAGCAGAATTCTACGCATGTACCGCGGCTTGGTTTCCCTCGGCCAGCCGGGACAGCAGGccgaccttccccttcccccagagGGCGACAGGAATACCCCCCCGTACACGATTGCCCTCGGGAGTCGCCAAGAACCCTCTTTATACACAAATAACAGTTCTTCTGACGGCGAAACGGCTGCCGAGTATCCCAGCGGATCGCCCCTGTCAGCTGTGGCGAGCAGCGCTCTCGCGACCCAGACTCATCGCCCGTCCATGAGTGACGTCCCGCCGCCCTATTCACCGCCCACGCCTGCGTCACTCATGGCAGGTCAGTCTCTGCCTCAGCTAACGGAAGATCAATTTTTTGCCATGCGTCGACCGACGCCGGTCGAGATGGACCAAGTAGCTTTCAACTTTCATCAAGGATATTGCAACAAATCTTG CCACTGCAACTTCGTATATTCCCTCCTGCTGGCTATCATCACCTCCGTGAGTCTGCTGGGACCGGACCAGCCCCTCATCATTCTCATGTCTGCTGTGTTCTTCCTCACCGTCTTCCTTTACATGCCGATCATATGGGGTCTGGAATGCCTGCTGCACTGGAGGACGCACGGCAACTGCAGGGAGATGCGCATGGCGGGTCTCGGCACAGTCTCGCCCGTTTCCGTCCTGTAG